ACGACATTTTTGCGTTTTTAGACCGTGGTCTTTAACCGTTTTAGGTCGCAGCTTTCGAGCTTGCATATGTgttttagaccgtagtctttaactgTTTACGCCATAGTTTAAACCGTAGTCTTTAACTGTTACGACATAGTTTTTCGGTATTTCGTCATATTGGATCCTTTTGATCGAAGTAAGTTTTTTATTGAAAAAACGGCCAGAGATACATTCGTAATTGTTGCCGCAACAAGAAcaaactaagtggacacgattcaatcgatcgtttggtccttacatctaaTCCTATCGTTCAGGCCTTGGCTTTTACATAGTTATCACTTAACTCAtataatagtcccctagtatTCGAGTCTGAAGTATGAGGGCTCGGGTACTATTATCCCGGTATGTGCAGTCCCCGGTATCCGGTCTTTGATCGGTATTCTCTATATGCGTAGCACGCTGTTCggcgctgcctcattaaaaaccttgccgaaaACCTACTTCGGACAAAACAgtcgaagggaaaaagagtgcagcacgtgctttcagtcctaagtctATGACTTCCGAGTATCTGCTGTGTTGTTTCGTTGTCCCTCAGGCTGTATCCCTGCATGGTTAGATCGAGAGagaagaaagtaaaagaaaagttATTCGTACCTTTAACAGTAATATCGTTTTAGGTGTGCTACATTCCAGTTGTTTTTCAACTGTTGTCCGTCTTCATTCTCGAGCTGATAAGAACCTTTTCCGGTTATTCCAGTGACTCggtacggtccttcccaattcggGGCTAGTTTCCCTTCGTGAGGGTTCTTCGTATAAAGTGTGACTTTCctcagtaccaagtccccaatctgAAAATGTCTGAGGTTGGTCCTCCGATTATAATACCTTTGCATCCTCTGTTTTTGTGCGGCTATCCAGATATAAGCAGCTTCCCTTCTTTCGTCCACGAGATTCAGACTGACGGACATTGCTTTATGGTTCGAGTTCTCAGTGGCATAACGGAATCTTAAGCTTGGCTCACCAACCTCAACGGGTATCAGGGCCTCGACTCCGTATACAAGGGAAAATGGAGTCTCCCCGGTGCTTGATCTTACCGTTGTACGGTAGGCCCATAAAACCTCAGGTAGAACCTCCTTCCATCGGTGCTTAGAGCCGGCCAGTCTCTTCTTTAAATTCTACAATATGGTTTTATTAGTAAACTCGGCCTGACTATTCGAGCTCGGATGATACGGGGTTGataagattttcttgattttgtattCTTCGAAAAACTTACTGACCTTGCTACCTATGAACTGCTTCCCGTTATCACACGCAATCTCCATTGGTACCCCGAATCGACAGATTATATGGTCGTAAATGAAATTAATGACCTCTTTTTCCCTGACTTTCTCGAGTGCCTGTGCTtcgacccatttagagaaataatcggtcataagtaaaataaattgcGTCTTACCTGGGGCCCATGGAAAAGGTCCCACTATATTTatgccccatttcatgaatggccatggggaGAGGACCGGATGGAGCTCTTCCCCGAGTTGATGTATTGACGGGGCGTGCCTTTGGATTCATTACATTTTCGAACGAAGTTTTTGGCGTCCTCCTCCATCTCGTTCCAGTAGTATCTTGCTCTGATCAGCTTGTGGACCAATGAATCGGCTCCCGAATGGTTTCCACAAGTGCCCTCCTGAACTTCCCTCAGAACATAGTCGGTTTCCCCTGGTCCTAGGCATCTCGCTAAGAGGCCGTGGAAAGACCCTCGGTACAACTGGCCATTGACCAAACAAAATGTAGCTGCCTTGGTTCGGAGGCACCTTGATTCCTTGGCATCGGATGGTAGCTTTCCTGTTTGGAGATAGTCTATGTATTTGTTCCTCCAATCCCAAGTGAGGCTGGTCGAGTTTATTTCGGCGTGGCCGGTCTCTATGATTGATTTTGTCAACTGTACCACAGCTCCGGAGGAAAACCCTTCTgattcgaccgaggatcccagatTTACCAGGGCATCCACTTCATTATTTTGATCCCGGGGTACGTGTTCCAACGTCCACTCCTTGAACCGGCGAAGGACAACCTGCAATTTTTCTTGATATCTCCGCATTCTATTATCTTTGATTTCGAAAGTTCCGTTCGTTTGGTTGACCACCAAGAGAGAATCGCACTGGGCCTCTATGATCCCGACTTCCAAGCTTTTAGCcagttctaaacctgcaatcatagcctaaTACTCGGCTTCGTTGTTAGTTAAATCAGCCGATCTAATAAATTGTCTTATTATGTCACCTGAGGGAGGTTTGAGAACGATCCCTAACCCGGACCCTTTTACATTAGATGCACCATCCGTGTAAAGGGTCCAGACTCCCGTGCTAGTCCCCGAGGCAAGAAGCATCTCCTTGTCGACCTCGAGGATCATGGCCGGTGCAAAATCGGCTACGAAATCCGTCAGCATTTGGGATTTGATTGCAGTTCAGGGTTTGTATtcaatatcatacccgctaatctccACAGCCCACTTTCCTAGTCGgcctgagagttcgggtttatgcatgacGGTCCTTAGGGGGCGTGACGTTACGACGCATATGGGTTGAcactgaaagtaaggttttaattttctagatgcacTTAATAAAGCCAAAGCAAGTTTTTCCAGATGTGGGTACCTGGTTTCGGAGTCACCGAGGGTTCTACTTACATAGTAAACCGGGTATTGCGTACCTTTCTCCTCTCGAACCAACACACTGCTCACCGCTATCTCGGACACCGCCAAGTATAGATATAACTGCTCGTTCGCTTTTGGTGTGTGGAGTAGAGATGGGCTTGATAAATATCTTTTGAGTTCTGCCAAGGCTGTCTGACATTCGGGGGTCCATGCAAAGTCTGTCTTTTTCTTGAGTaatgagaagaaacggtgactcttgtccgaggatctgGAGATGAATCGGCTTAGGGCAGCTATACATCTCGTTAATCTTTGTACCCATTTGATGTCATTTATCACGGTGATATGTTCGATTGCCTTTATCTTATCCAGGTTAATTTCGATTCCCCGATTTGATACCATGAATCCGAGAAACTTGCTCGATCCGactccgaaggcacattttttcgagttcagcttcatgttgtactttctTAAAATGCTGAAATTTTCCTGCAAAAATTTCAAATGGTCCTCCGCTCGCAGGGACTTAATgaccatgtcatctatataaacttccatAGATTTCCCTATTTGGTGTTCAAACATTCGGTTTACTAAACGCTGATAGGTGGCACCGACATTTTTTAAGTCgaaaggcattacattataacaatatgCGCCAAACCTAGTTATAAAAGAGGTTTTTTCTCGATCCTCTAGGTCCATTTGTATTTGTTCGTACCCGGAATAGGCATCGAGGAAACTCAGTGTGTCGTGACCCGGGGTAGTATCGATCATGCGATCGATGCTAGGCAAAGGAAATGAATTCTTCGGGCAGGCTTTGTTTAAATCGTTATAATCTACGCACATTCTAAACTTATTCCCCCTTTTAGGCACTACTACAACGTTAGCTAACACATCTGGGTATTTTACCTCTCGAATGGATCCTATATTAAGGAGCTTGGTTACCTCGTCCTTGACGAATGCATGTTTTACCTCGGGTTGTGGCCTTCGCTTTTGTTTGACCGAGGGAAAACTTGGATCCAAGCTCAACTTGTGTGTCGTCACGTCCGGTGGAATActtgtcatgtctaaatgggacctaGCAAAGCAATCTGAGTTAATTTTAAGAAACTTAATAAATTCTTTCCAGAGCtcggggttaaccccgtgcccaggtataccttctttTCTGGTAGATGGACGAACAGTGTGACTTGCTCGAGTTTTTCAACGGTGGACTTAGTGAAGTCCGAATCATCGGGCTCCACAAAGGTTCTCGGTACTTCGAATTTAAACTCTTCATCTAGTCTGTCTCCGTTCCGATCTTCCGAAGATTCCAGGATCGAgatctgtgattgctatttggcattCTTCCCTTTGCTCCGATCTGGCGCAATTATAGTCTTAATAGATTCTTCAACCGCGAACATTTCTTTTGTGGCCTGCTGTTCACCACGGACGGTTTTGATACCTTCTGGAGTCGGGAATTTCAATACCTGATGCATAGTTGATGGAACCGCTCTTACGAGGTAAATCCATGGTCTGCCCAGCAATGCATTGTATCCCATGTCTCcctctatcacataaaatttTGTCTGTTGCGTAGTTCCTGCCATACTGATTGGTAAAGTGATCTCACCCTTCGTCGTTTCACATGCTATGTTGAATCCATTGAGGACCCGTATTGCCGACACGATTTGATCTAGTAGTCCCAGTTATTCgatgactctccatcggatgatattagccgagctacctggatcaatcagcacACGTTTAATTCTAAACTTATTGACAAGGACAGATATTACCAGTGCGTCATTATGCGGCTGGGCGATGCCTTCCATCTCCTCGTCATCGAACGTGATGGGGCCATCGGGGTCATCGTTCCGGATACGCTTTTCCCTCGTTATGGAAATTTTCGTGCGCTTCATAACTGGCCCAATGGGAACGTCAGTTCCTCCCATGATCATGTGTATCACCTGCTGAGGCTCTTCCGGCCCATCCTGCTTGTTGGAATCCAGGCTTTTAAAATGGGTTTTTGCTCGTTCACTTAGGAATTCTCGAAGATGTCCCAAATTGAACAGACGGGCGACCTCCTCTCTCAGCTGTCGACAATCCTCGGTTCGATGGCTGTGAGTATGATGATACTGACAAATAAGACTTTTATCTCGCTTCTCCGGGTCAGATTGGATTGGCCTCGGATGCCTTGTTTTTTTGTTTCGGATAACGGCTGCCGCTATGGTTGCTACATCGACGCAAAAGTTGTACTCGGATAACCTTGGAGTTTCTCTGTTTCCCGGAGCTCTATCGACAACATTTCTGTTTACCAAGCCACGGCTATTCTGCCTCGATCGTTTCTCCTATCATTCTTGCCCGATTCGCTGTTACGCCCGTTCCCTCTTCGATCGAGCGGGTAAGACCGGTATCTGTCATATAACGATCTGGAATTTTGATCTATCACTATCCTCGAGCGATGACCTCTTTTACCGAAATGCCATGATACTGAAGCGGCCCTCAGAATCTTATCATCTTCGACCCTGATCTTCGACTGATACATGTTGTGTACATTAGCCCAGGCGATTGCCGGGTATTCTATCAAGTTGTGTTTTAGTTCCATAGATGTGATCGAGCTCCTCGAGTTAAGCCCTTGGGAAAAAGCCTGAACGGCCCAATCGTCAGTAACTGGAAGTAAGTCCATGCGCTCTATTCGAAATCGAGCCACAAACTCGCGAAGGGTTTCATCATCTCGTTGTTTAACGTTGAATAAGTCTGATTTTCGAGTTTCGACCTTGATAACCCTGGCATGGGCCTTAACGAAAGCATCAGCGAGCATGGCAAATGAATCAATCGAGTGCTCGGGCAAGTTATGATACCAAATCATAGTCCCCTTTGAcagagttttcccaaatttcttAAGTAGCACCGATTCCCTTTCGTCATCAGCGAGATCATTACCCTTAATAGTGCACGTATACGCAGTCATATGCTCATTTGAGTCCGTTGTCCCATTATACTTCGGGATATCGGGCATGCGAAATCTCTTGGGCATTTTCATTGGTGCCGCACTCGGCGGAAACGACATTTGAATAAACTTTTTCGAATCCGGTCCCTTCAACACTGGTGGAGCCCCCGGAATCTGATCGACCCTCGAGTTGTAGTTCTCCACCTTCTTGTCGTTCGCCTCTATCTTCTTTTCACTGGACTCGACCTGTTTGGTCAATTCTTCGAGCATTCTTATCAATTCGGTACTTTGTCCGGGGTGGTTCTCGTTACCCCGTGGGGTATGTCTTTCCTCTGTATCCTGGGTCTGTTCTGATGGGGCAATATCGGGTGCCTGACCCCGATTTTGCAATTGTGCTATGATCTCTTGCTGGGCCTGCAACTGAGCCATAGCCACGTCTAACTGGTTTTGGAGCTGTTGCAGCATGACCCTGTTATTCTCGCCGGCCGGTTCGTTGCCCACCGATGATCCGACTTGAACAGGATTAACGGGGGGCGTGTTGTTGTTTGGTACGTCCCCATCGTCATGCTCATGATGGCTTGGTTCCACTTGGAAGTTGACAGAATGGGAATCCGACATTTCCGGTACACCTGAAATCAAACCTTAAAAAACAAGTGTAAAATATCGAGCGTGACCAGAATGTTGTATTGAACCACCACTACTATCtaaggccccacggtgggcgccaaactgtttaaccttaaaacggagaacaattaaatttatgcgtgatgccaaagatatgtggctaaattcaattcaAGATTAAATAGCGAGATATGTCAATAAATGAACAGAGAAGCAGATCTGACCAACTGTTAAGTGTGTCTGGCCTCGGGTATAGAAACTGAGGTCGATACCTTTTGTTACGAACTTACACGAagtataataaaaatgaacttaaaAATAGACAGGAATGGATTTAAAAAGATTCTTATGATTGTTGATGTAAATTGTTTCTCTCCTTGCTATTGTCAACCCCTTTCATGAATGataacctcctctttatatagtagaggagtttcaaccctagtacaattctaaataaaacaagtaaatctGGTGACAGTTGTTTTGCCAAGATCGACACCGAAATATCCGGTTGAGGATGAATATTTCGGTCTCCCGCTGATGGCAGTCAATCGCCCTTCCTTTATTTCCTCATCCCGGCCCGAACTCGAAGCCTCGTTCCCGGTGAGACGGTCGTACCGTGACCGAGCATAACCATAACAACGGGAAACCGAGCATGCCTGTATCCTCGATTTTAACCGTATACATTCTTATGAAGCATATATATGAATAAAGAAGCTAGATCCTAAATTTATTAATCATCTCTCTCCACATTATTCCCACAGTATAGTACAATACTTGAGTCGTGTTATCGGAAAGATTTGCAAGCAAAAAGGAATACATAAGAATACAAAATGCATGCACGCATTTTTTTCATAGCCTTGACGATAGATTGTTTCATCCATTTATGAGATGCTTTAAAATATGATTAAGGGTTTACATAGGTTTGGGATGAGCTGGGTTAAGATTGCTAAACCGTGAGTCATGACCCAATCAACCTAATACTTTATTAACTTTCTCTATTTGATTTCTTATAATTTGCTTTATTACCAAGTAAAATTAataaaacttttttttctttattatggctatatataacatttccaacaaaaaaaaattgtcaaagTTTATGCATGACGGTTAATCTGGGCTACATATTTAGCTCGAATCAACACAACTTTTTAATCGATTGAATTGAACGGGTTAAACATGTTCAATTAATAAATAAGCAGGTCACTAAGTCGTCCAAACTCACGTTGGGTGTCCTTCGAAAGGACACCAACTTTATTTTTGGCCTTGGTAACACAATTCTAACAATTTTATATACCAACAACTCCTCCTTATTGATTATTTGTGGTTGGAAATGTATGTGTAAACTGGATATGTTGTTTTTGTTGGAATTGTATGCATAATGTTCCATTGAacttataatatatttttgttATCCCGAATGATCTGGTTTCATTTAGttgaattttcttttttgaaGAACAACATTACTTTTTGATGTTCGGTATAAAATACAAATATTTATTCATTAGTTGTCTCacattttagtatttttttaatcgtcttttgagtattaattataatGGTTTGTGTTTAGTATTATATTCTTATTATATAAAAATAAAGCGGTGTAAAAATAAAGAGATTTAAAGTAaaattgaatgaataatgaagaaaaagaaaggagaaaaaggGGGGAGATAAGTGGGAGACATCCATTATAAAGCAATGATTGCTTGGTGGATTAAAGAGTTTCAATGAAACATATAAAAGTGAAACAGCAAACAGAAAACGCTGCAATCGAAATGATAAGTAAAAGCACGCCTGCCATCACTTCAGTATGCGTCGCGGAGGTGACGCGAAGAAAAGTGTTCTCTATCTGTTTGGCCTTACGCGGCACACCGGTGACGCGGGTGTGATGCGGGTCCGTTATTTTTTTCTTGATCCGAGTTGAATTTGATTTTTAAAAGTTTAACATTTTTGGcacattataaatatatattctacaCGATTTTGGGATAATTTTGGATAACTTAAAACCCTTAGTTCATAACTTTGAACTTACAGAGAGTGCTTAGAGCCGTCGTGGAGGCCGAAATTACAGGGTTTTACTTTCTCTTCTCTGTAATAATGCTTATTtctattcggatgatttgttatttttcctccatgtctatgtgaagctaaactctttagttttAGGGTTTCTgctcaaacatgaaagttgacgtttgattatagtttatatctattgattttccatctttgggttatttatttatccttgattttaattgtttgattatttgacgaAATAGTTGAGTACTATCTGTGgtgtgtgaattgaactagggatagggaatttgcatgcgtaataataATAAATAGGTCCTTTTTTATATAATCATTTCGCTAATGAAGATAGGAACATACCCTTTAGCCTTGTTTAGTTGAATACGAAGAAGTAAATGCATTCTTGTTACCTCAggcgaccataggaatataggcatTACAGTAGCATCTATAGGCTTGTGAGTAACTCTAAAGATACTCATAAaattataattaacccgtcaactaataacccataggtagaacgatttgaagtctcaactggattgttagtggtcatactCCTAAATCT
The nucleotide sequence above comes from Lycium barbarum isolate Lr01 chromosome 3, ASM1917538v2, whole genome shotgun sequence. Encoded proteins:
- the LOC132631328 gene encoding uncharacterized protein LOC132631328 → MSDSHSVNFQVEPSHHEHDDGDVPNNNTPPVNPVQVGSSVGNEPAGENNRVMLQQLQNQLDVAMAQLQAQQEIIAQLQNRGQAPDIAPSEQTQDTEERHTPRGNENHPGQSTELIRMLEELTKQVESSEKKIEANDKKVENYNSRVDQIPGAPPVLKGPDSKKFIQMSFPPSAAPMKMPKRFRMPDIPKYNGTTDSNEHMTAYTCTIKGNDLADDERESVLLKKFGKTLSKGTMIWYHNLPEHSIDSFAMLADAFVKAHARVIKVETRKSDLFNVKQRDDETLREFVARFRIERMDLLPVTDDWAVQAFSQGLNSRSSITSMELKHNLIEYPAIAWANVHNMYQSKIRVEDDKILRAASVSWHFGKRGHRSRIVIDQNSRSLYDRYRSYPLDRRGNGRNSESGKNDRRNDRGRIAVACHRTEDCRQLREEVARLFNLGHLREFLSERAKTHFKSLDSNKQDGPEEPQQVIHMIMGGTDVPIGPVMKRTKISITREKRIRNDDPDGPITFDDEEMEGIAQPHNDALVISVLVNKFRIKRVLIDPACETTKGEITLPISMAGTTQQTKFYVIEGDMGYNALLGRPWIYLVRAVPSTMHQVLKFPTPEGIKTVRGEQQATKEMFAVEESIKTIIAPDRSKGKNAK